The genomic stretch GCGCGGCGCCGTCGAAGGCATCGAACACGAACTCGAGGAACGTCTCAAGACCCTGCGCAGCGAAGGCAAGCACCTCTTCGCGGAGCGGCTCGAGCAGCGCACCCGTTTCGACCTCGAAATGCTGCGCGAGATCGGCTATTGCCAGGGCATCGAAAACTACTCGCGTCATCTCGACGGGCGCATGCCCGGCGAGCCGCCGCACACGCTGCTGAGCTATTTCCCCGGCGATTTTCTGCTCGTCGCCGACGAGAGCCACATGACCATCCCGCAGGTGAACGGCATGTTCAAGGGCGACCGCTCGCGCAAGGACAAGCTCGTCGAATACGGGTTCCGGCTGCCCTGCGCGCGCGACAACCGGCCCCTGACCTTCGGGGAATTTCAGCAGCGCGTCAACCAGGTCGTGTACGTGAGCGCGACGCCCGCCGAATACGAACTCGAAAAGAGCGAGGGCCTCGTCGTCGAGCAGGTCGTGCGGCCCACGGGCCTCATCGACCCGGAGGTCGAGGTACGCCCCGCCGGCGGCCAGGTGGACAACCTCCTCGACGAACTGCGGAAACGCGCGGAGCGCGGCGAGCGCGCGCTCGTGACAACGCTCACGAAGCGCATGGCCGAAGACCTCACGGAATACTACCGCGACCTCGGCGTGCGCGTGCGCTACATGCACGCCGACATCGAGACGCTCGAACGCATCGAACTCGTGCGCCAATTGCGCGAAGGCAAGTTCGACGTGCTCATCGGCATCAACCTGCTCCGCGAAGGGCTCGATATCCCCGAAGTCTCGCTCGTGGCCATCCTCGACGCTGACAAGGAGGGTTACCTGCGCTCCGAAACGAGCCTGATCCAGACCTGCGGCCGCGCGGCGCGCCACGTGAACGGGCGCGTCATCATGTACGCCGACACGACCACCGGCTCGATGCGGCGCGCACTCGATGAGATGAACCGGCGCCGAAAGAAACAGGTCGCGTACAACAAGAAGCATAAGATCACGCCGAAATCCGTGCAGAAATCCATCCGCGACATCCTCTCGAATATCTGCGAGCGCGACTACGTCACCGTGCCGATCGCCGCAGAAGAACGCGAAGAATACGTGCCGTTCCAGGACCTCGACAAGGCCATGCGCAAGCTGCGCAAACAGATGAAAGACGCCGCCGACCGCATGGACTTCGAGAAAGCCGCCGAACTCCGCGACCGCATCCGCGCCCTCGAACGGCGTCAGCTCGAGACGGGGGTGTGAGGAAAGGCGACATCTTTCGCGATATCGCCGCGGCCGTTTGGGGTCGAAGACTTTCCGCGAAAATTTTCCGCGTACTGCAAAACTGGGCCGCGTACGTTATAGTGAATATGGAATCTGAACCCCGGATCGTCCGGGTAGTAGGATTCCTCCGGGGACGGAAACGTCCCCTTTTTCATTTTTCGAGGACTTACGACGAAATCTCAGAGAGGTGTTGAACTCGGGAATGATATCTTGCTCCGTTACTTCCCAGAAAACACGCATCAACTGTCTCCTGGCCGTTACGGGTGAAGCGAGGTTCGCCACAATAGGCTATTAATGCCCCCTACGCACCTGTGCTTCCCGCGGCAACAAGCGGCGAATATCCCTGCGAACGCGGCGCGCCAACTTGACCGCCTCGTGCGCTTCGTTCAACGAAATGGACTCATATACATCAGGATACCGCGTGGACGTTGCGAAATCCGTCAATCGTTCCTGTTCTTCGGGACTGATTTCCGGTCGTCCATCCCACCGGACGAGACTGTGCAGTGCCCCTATACAGTGCGTCTTCGGGAATCGAACGCAGCGCCACACCAGCAATGCTTTCAGGTATTTCCCGACACATTGCTGTGCGTGAAAACAGACGGCATCCGTGGGGCAATCCTGTCCCGGCTTAAGGGTATGGGCGGCGTTCTTCAGGTCATTTTCGGCTTTGACTACCCACTCGCGGACGACAGCGACGAGTTCATCATACCCGTGCATAGAGAACCTTGCCCTCGCGCACCGCGGGTTCTTCGATGGCGCCCACGACGTTCCGGCGCCACGCGAATTCTTCGGGCGTGCTGACAATGATGTCTTTCGGCAGATGGATATCATGGAGCGCGAGCCGGATTTCAACCTGTTTCGCCCGCCTGGAGCCTTTGACTGGCATTACGACGAGCAGGTCAACGTCGCTGTCCGGTCCAGCATCGCCGCGCGCGTGGGATCCAAACAGGATGACCTGCTCCGGCTGAAACCGTTCGACGATCAGGCGCACCATGGCATTGATGGCGCTTTCTGTCGCTCGCTTGGTCATTCCTCGAACCTCGATTGGAAACGGCTGCGCAGTGCAGACGTACCGTTACCTTGACATAGCCCATAGCATAGCTTCAATCCGTCAATTATCCCATCTGTTGTGTGGGACAGGCGCGAAATCACGTAGGCGGAGGTGCGTTCCGTAAACGTAATTGAGGACCATTGAAAACCGCTAGGTGTCATGCCTACACTCTCTCTTTGACGGGGGAGAGCAAAAGGGACGCACGGGATATGGAAGAATCGCTCCTGCAGGAGATGACGTCGGCGATCGTCGAGGAAGTGGACCCGGACGAGATCATTCTCTTCGGTTCACATGCCCAGGGCCGCGCTCGTCCGGATTCGGACGTGGACCTGCTGGTCGTGCTCCCGGATTCCGAGGAAACGCGGTTCCGGCGCAGGCGTATCACGGGCAATTTGTACCGGCGGCTTGCACGATATCCCGTAGGCAAGGATATCCTGGTCTATACCCGGTCCGAAACAGAGCGTTGGCGGCACGTACGGGGGCATATTATCGCCACCAGCCTTGCGGAAGGGCGGCGCCTCTATGCCCGGGCATGACCTCGCGCGGGAATTGCTCGCAGCAGCAAGGAGCGATCTCAAGGCGCTCGAGAACATGCTGGATCCGGAAGCGTTCGACGACCGCGTTTTCGGTTTTCATGCGCAACAGGCAGTCGAGAAAGCTCTGAAGTCGTGGCTGAATTATCTGCAGGGGTCACATCCGTTTACGCATGATCTTTCAATGTTGTTGCACGAGCTTGAAGGATGCGGCGCCAATATCGAGGATTATTGGGACTTTGCGGACTTGAGCGCCTATGCGGTCCGATTCCGTTACGAAGCACTATCGGATGAGGAAGAACCACTGGACCGGGAGCGCTTGCTCGGTGATGTTCGCGCGCTCGTAGACGGCGTGATGCATCTCTTGAGCTAAGAAGAATACGCGGTTCTCCTCTCGATGAAATATGACACCTGTTCTTTCCTGCGGTCCTCTCACACGAAGAACGGATTGCTCGTGCGTTCGATGAGGACGGTGCTGGAGGGGCCGTGGCCGGTGTGGATTTCGTAGTCGCCGGGCAGGGTGAGGATGTGCTCGCGGAGGGCCTGGACCTGGCGTTGGGCGTCGCGGGGGTTCGACGTGCCGCCGACGGACCCGGCGAAAAGGGCGTCGCCGGTGAAGACCATGCCGGGGAAGATGAGGCTGATCCCTTCTTCGGTGTGGCCGGGTGTCGCGGCGACGCGGCCTTCGAGATTGCCGACGCGGATGGTGTCGCCATGGCGCGCGGTGCGGGTCTTGCAGCCGCCCGCGTGGCCTTTGCCGCTGTACACGGCCACGTCGTGCTTCGCGAGCAGGTCGCGCAGGCCGCCGGTATGGTCGTAGTGGTCGTGGGTGATGAACACGGCCGTCAGGCGCAGGCCGTGCCGCGCGAGGAACGCCTCGATACGCGGGTCGAAGTCGGCGACATCGGCCAGCAAGGCCTCGCGCGTCGTTTCGCAGCCGATAACAAAAGCGTTTGCCTCGTTCACGTCGATGACGAAATGCCCGAAGATCATCGGTGGCTTCCTTCCAGGTTTGCGTTCTCGAAGTTGGCCTGGCCGCGCGCGCCGGTGAAATCGGTGTTGCGCAGGTTCGCGCGGCGGAAGATGGTCCGCTGGATGTTTGCGTCGCGGAAGCAGGCACCCTCGAAATCGGCGTTGCCGGGCCGTGAATAATAGAGATCGGCCCCGGTGAAGTCGGCCTTGTGTCCTTTCACGCCGACAAGATTGGCGCGCTTGATATTCGCGCCGCGCAGGTTTGCGCCCGAGAGGTCGGCGCATCCGAGCACGGCAAGTTCGAGGTCCGCGCCGCTCAGGTCGGCGCCGCGCAGGTTTGCGCCGTCCAGCAACGCGCCGCGCAAGTCCGCTTTGCGCAGGCTAGCGCCTTCGAGGTTCGCGCCGGATAGCCGTCTTGCCCGGAGGTCCGCCCCATCGAGAATGCGTCCGGCAAGCTGCGCGCCGGGCAGCCACTCGCCCTCATTCACGGTTGTAATGCGCTCGACATCGGCCGTAATCTTCGATTCCATCACAGCACAAACCTCCGCGTCAAAGCTTAGAATTCGTCGAGACCCGTCAGGCGCTGTTCGAGCCAGTCGCCGTAAAGTGCTATTTCCTTGAGCGCCGCGCGGATGTCCCCGGGCGTCACATCGCGGTGCAAGAAACACCGGATCAAGGCGAGCCTTTCCCCGTCTTCCGCCGGGACGATGGCGAGCGCGCAAAGGCCGAGCTTGGCGTTCATGCGCAACGCCCAAGTAGCGGTTTCGTCGTCCGGCTTCTTGGAACAGAAGCTGTACAACCGCACGAGTTTGAGCCCGTCGCTGCCTTCAAAAGGCCGCAGGTAGACCGTCTGGTGGCGGCCCTCCTTGAGGGCGACTTCGATGGCGTAGCCGTCCTTGTCCTCGCGCACGGCGCGCTTGCCGGTCTTTTCGCACGCGCGCGCCAGGCGCTTGAGACTGTAGCCGCCCTCGGGCTTTGGCTTGACACCCGCGAGACCCGCCTTTGCCGTTGCGAGGGCGCGCGCCGCCGCTTCGCGCACATCCGTGTCGGGGTCCTTGGCATGCGCCGTCAACGCCGCCGTGGCGGCGGCTGCCGCCTCGCCGAGGGCGTCCGCCGCGTCGCGCCGGTGCACCCAGCCTGCCTTCGCATCCTTCAATACCTCGATGGCCTGTCGTACGGAGAGTCCCATGGCCGCGCTCCTCATGCGGAGGCATTGTACCAACGGATGGAATCGCGCGCATACCCCGCGACGCGTCTCAGACATACTGTGTGTTCTTGCGAAGTTCCCCGTAACGTGGTAGTGTTAGGCGGTCGTGGCGGCGATGAAGAACGCCGCACGGGGGAACGCTGGAAAATCCGGTGCTTCCGGCGAATATCGCATAAGCGGAGATTACTCTGGGTGCAGCAAAAGGCATCAAACCCGGACGCGTCTGGCGCTGCCGTTGCGCTGCCGGCCAGTGCCGGCCTGGGCCACGAGAGACGGGACATCTGGACCATTGGGGTGATGCTGGGTGTTTGCTGGTTTCTGGAGGTGGGGGGGCGGGTCGCCGTGCAAACCGGGCACATCTCCGGCGCCAGCCGGGATATTGCGGGATTGCTCGCAATGGGTGTGCTGGGGGCCTCTTTCCTGTATGTCTTCGCGATGGTGCGGCGGCTGCCGCCGCTGGTCCACGGAGCGCTTCTGTTGGGCATTCTCTGCCTGGTGGTGTTTCAACTCAGCGATATTGCGGACGAGTTTGACGCCTTTCGGTCCATTCCGTGGCTGAGGAAAGAGAACGCCTTGCACACGATTTTTGAAAACGCCATAGCGGGCACAGGCGCCTTGCTGCTGATAGCGGGTTTGTACTATGCCCTGCTGGAACTCGAGCGGGGCCGGCGGCGGCTCGAAGCGGAGCGTGCGCGGCTTGCGCAGAACGTGGCCGTGCGGGAACAAGTGGAGGCGGAACTCGAAGCGGCGCGCGACCGACTGGAAGAGGAAGTGACGGCGCGAACCGCCGAACTTGCGCAGCGGAACGAGCAGTTACACGTGGAGCTGGAGGAACGGGCCCGCACCGAAATGTCCCTCGCGCGCCGTTTGCGCTTCGAGGAGGGACTCGCGGCGTGTTCGCACACGCTTCAGGCGGAAACGTCAAAGGTGGGCGCGC from Candidatus Hydrogenedentota bacterium encodes the following:
- the uvrB gene encoding excinuclease ABC subunit UvrB; translated protein: MGRFELVSDFKPAGDQPEAIEELAAHLEDGAKHVVLLGVTGSGKTFTVANVVARLNRPTLVLAHNKILAAQLYGEFKELFPNNAVEYFVSYYDYYQPEAYVPATDTYIEKESSINDEIDKMRHAATRAVLTRRDVLVVASVSCIYGIGSPETYRQMRVEIEENAPLNRERLLEGLVAMQYARNDLDFHRGTFRARGDIVDVFPAHEAERAVRIEFFGDVVEGLHEIDPLRGTVLRRLHRAEIFPGTHYATTAESLRGAVEGIEHELEERLKTLRSEGKHLFAERLEQRTRFDLEMLREIGYCQGIENYSRHLDGRMPGEPPHTLLSYFPGDFLLVADESHMTIPQVNGMFKGDRSRKDKLVEYGFRLPCARDNRPLTFGEFQQRVNQVVYVSATPAEYELEKSEGLVVEQVVRPTGLIDPEVEVRPAGGQVDNLLDELRKRAERGERALVTTLTKRMAEDLTEYYRDLGVRVRYMHADIETLERIELVRQLREGKFDVLIGINLLREGLDIPEVSLVAILDADKEGYLRSETSLIQTCGRAARHVNGRVIMYADTTTGSMRRALDEMNRRRKKQVAYNKKHKITPKSVQKSIRDILSNICERDYVTVPIAAEEREEYVPFQDLDKAMRKLRKQMKDAADRMDFEKAAELRDRIRALERRQLETGV
- a CDS encoding HEPN domain-containing protein; protein product: MHGYDELVAVVREWVVKAENDLKNAAHTLKPGQDCPTDAVCFHAQQCVGKYLKALLVWRCVRFPKTHCIGALHSLVRWDGRPEISPEEQERLTDFATSTRYPDVYESISLNEAHEAVKLARRVRRDIRRLLPREAQVRRGH
- a CDS encoding nucleotidyltransferase domain-containing protein, which produces MTKRATESAINAMVRLIVERFQPEQVILFGSHARGDAGPDSDVDLLVVMPVKGSRRAKQVEIRLALHDIHLPKDIIVSTPEEFAWRRNVVGAIEEPAVREGKVLYARV
- a CDS encoding nucleotidyltransferase domain-containing protein, with translation MEESLLQEMTSAIVEEVDPDEIILFGSHAQGRARPDSDVDLLVVLPDSEETRFRRRRITGNLYRRLARYPVGKDILVYTRSETERWRHVRGHIIATSLAEGRRLYARA
- a CDS encoding HEPN domain-containing protein — encoded protein: MPGHDLARELLAAARSDLKALENMLDPEAFDDRVFGFHAQQAVEKALKSWLNYLQGSHPFTHDLSMLLHELEGCGANIEDYWDFADLSAYAVRFRYEALSDEEEPLDRERLLGDVRALVDGVMHLLS
- a CDS encoding MBL fold metallo-hydrolase, whose translation is MIFGHFVIDVNEANAFVIGCETTREALLADVADFDPRIEAFLARHGLRLTAVFITHDHYDHTGGLRDLLAKHDVAVYSGKGHAGGCKTRTARHGDTIRVGNLEGRVAATPGHTEEGISLIFPGMVFTGDALFAGSVGGTSNPRDAQRQVQALREHILTLPGDYEIHTGHGPSSTVLIERTSNPFFV
- a CDS encoding pentapeptide repeat-containing protein, whose product is MMESKITADVERITTVNEGEWLPGAQLAGRILDGADLRARRLSGANLEGASLRKADLRGALLDGANLRGADLSGADLELAVLGCADLSGANLRGANIKRANLVGVKGHKADFTGADLYYSRPGNADFEGACFRDANIQRTIFRRANLRNTDFTGARGQANFENANLEGSHR